From the genome of Candidatus Effluviviaceae Genus I sp.:
AGGCCGTCGCCGTCCACGTCAACGACGCACGGCGATGACGTCAGCTCGCCCCGGAACAGGAGCGGCCTTGGCAGCCCCGTGAACCGTGCCAGCGTCTCCGCCTGCGTGAACGTGAACGCCTCGAGGTGCGACATCCACCGCATCGTATCGCTCAACACCCACTCGTAGCAGGACGAGGTCACGATGACCTCGGGCAGGCCGTCCCCGTCGAGGTCCGCGATGACGGGCGCGGCCTTGGACGCGTACTCCAGCGCGAGCGAGTCCACAACCACCCCGCCCGTCCCCAGCACGTACACGCACCCCGCGCAGTCGTCCGGCGCGCCGGGAAGCCCATACGTCGAGGCCACAACCTCAAGTGCCCCGTCACCATCCAGATCGCTCACCGCCAGGCCGCCGAGATAGCCGGACAGCGGCGCGTGCCACAGCCTCGCCCCGCCCGCCGAGAAGCACCGCACCGACTGGACCCCGCAGAGCACCTCCAGCCCGGCGGACACCGCGGAGACGTCAGCGAGCACGGGGTCGCAGGGGAGCACGGCCAGGGTGCACCCGAGGCCCCTGGCCCAGAGCGTGTCCCCGCTGGTCCCGGAGAGCGCCGTGACCCAGTGGTCGTGTGGAACCATGACGTCATTGTCGGTGAAGTGCGTGGACACGGCATCGCAGAGCCCGTCGCCATCCAGGTCGCCTGCCGCGCCGGTCTTGTGCACCAGCGGCCCCGCGATCGCCGTGGAGCCGTCCTGCTGCGGACCGAGCCAGCACACGCCTCCCCCGCCCCCGTCGAGCGCGGCCTGCAGGTGGGTCGGGAATACGTGCAGGTGTGTCCACGAGCGCGTCACGAGGACCTCGAGCGCGCCGTCTCCGCCCACGACATCGGCGAGAACGGCACCGCTGTCGAGCCCACGGCCTGTAGGGCTGCCCCACAGCGCGCTTCCCGTGCCGCTCAACGCGCGCACCGTGTCGCCGTAGCAGACGACCAGTTCCAGCGTGCCGTCCCCGTTCAGGTCCCCGCATGCGACCGGGCCCGTCAACGCCCGACCGCCGGACGCGGAGAAGGGCCACTCGACCAAGCCCGAGTGCGACAGAGCCGCCACCGTGCCCGGCTCGCGCGCGGCCGCCACGATCTCGAGATGCCCGTCGTTGTCGACGTCCGCCACGATGGGCGAGAGCCCGCCGTCACCCCCGAGGCTCACGGGGAACCCGCTCGCGTTCGGCAGAACCCCCAGATCGGCCATCGCGTCGTTGTTGCCCTCGTGCAGCTCCGGATGGAGCCCCTCCGGGTCAACGACGACCCTGAAGCTCCGGTGCCCCATGTCTCCCCCGCCCGGGACCCAGGAGACCTGTGCCAGCGACGAGCCCCAGGCCGGCACGGTCACGAGGACCGCGTCCACCGGTGAGCACCCGGACCCGTCGCGTTCGCACACCTCGAAGAGGACCGGCACCGGCCCGTCGGGATCGCAGTTGCTCCTGTTGTGCACGAGCGCGCGGAGATACGTCGGCTCTCCGCACGAGGGGAGGGCCGGCGTGGCCGACAGGTCTCTGCCGGTCACCACGTAGTCAGGGTGGTCGCCGTAGCCCTGGCTGTCGGTGAGGAACAGGTCAATGGCGGGGTCGCCGAGGAGGTTGTACTTCAGGCCGTCGCTCCACCTACCGATCCACGAACCGTTCTTGAGCTTGGCGTAGGCGATCGCCTCGCCTGGGGTGGCCATCCCGCGGTCGAAGAACGCTTCCCACATGTAGACGCCGAGGTGCTTCCATGAGTTCCCCACCGTCTCCGTGGCGCCGAAGAACCCGATCGCGCCGTTCATCCCGTTGCCGTGCATCAGACGCTCGCCGAGGCAGTCTGTACCGTCCTCCCCGACCACCCAGTCAAACGCGCCCGGCGAGCAGGAGTAGACCATCCAGAACCCGAGTCTGCTGCCGTTCTCCAGTGTGTCCGCATCCTCGTACGTGAACGCCTCGGTCCCGCCGGGCCACCCATGGGCGCACAACTCGACGAGGTGATAGCCAGTGATCTCAAGCGCCTCCATGTTCTCGACCCGCGCGGCCTCTCGCTGGTCCTTGCAGGGTGCGGCATTCAGCTCATGCGCGTGAACCTCATCGATGGCGTACCCAGGTATCGAAGTCGCCTGGAACACCGCATCCACGCTCCTTGCCTTGCCCTCGTCGCCTTCGTAGCACTCCTGCCCGGTTCCCCATGCAAACCCGCACGACAGAAGCGCGTTCGTCCGCCACTGCATCGTGTCGGCCGCGCTC
Proteins encoded in this window:
- a CDS encoding VCBS repeat-containing protein, producing the protein MLSAALLAAPRASGGKLQDGWISLDGITTEPMPPTIEVLSSSASEVVLQVMIPGFLCETVVEDTMEFRKITLPGCSHSPDVGYACVPLVGQLIAIPEGGALAIRVEAGDTVHFEDAAVYPTPALVVAHTSEGWEYLVEEFRLEQAYYDSGYYPREVALVDGEGSLRGQGVARLTVYPLQFDGSTSTLMAYPELVVTISCSGGRGGLGEPTGPLSRVADLVLANYEGGSQREGAPADTGKWQICASVACCESLQADYLMIVESTLLDSIGVLAGHRATWNGYNVAVVSDATVVANADTSAISDRAIRRFIREVYETASAEHMSDGRLGYVLLVGDARSDAPDSLIPAHEQGTITTDHWYACVHGDDEYADVMIGRLAASHVSELMIESRKFRDYETSAADTMQWRTNALLSCGFAWGTGQECYEGDEGKARSVDAVFQATSIPGYAIDEVHAHELNAAPCKDQREAARVENMEALEITGYHLVELCAHGWPGGTEAFTYEDADTLENGSRLGFWMVYSCSPGAFDWVVGEDGTDCLGERLMHGNGMNGAIGFFGATETVGNSWKHLGVYMWEAFFDRGMATPGEAIAYAKLKNGSWIGRWSDGLKYNLLGDPAIDLFLTDSQGYGDHPDYVVTGRDLSATPALPSCGEPTYLRALVHNRSNCDPDGPVPVLFEVCERDGSGCSPVDAVLVTVPAWGSSLAQVSWVPGGGDMGHRSFRVVVDPEGLHPELHEGNNDAMADLGVLPNASGFPVSLGGDGGLSPIVADVDNDGHLEIVAAAREPGTVAALSHSGLVEWPFSASGGRALTGPVACGDLNGDGTLELVVCYGDTVRALSGTGSALWGSPTGRGLDSGAVLADVVGGDGALEVLVTRSWTHLHVFPTHLQAALDGGGGGVCWLGPQQDGSTAIAGPLVHKTGAAGDLDGDGLCDAVSTHFTDNDVMVPHDHWVTALSGTSGDTLWARGLGCTLAVLPCDPVLADVSAVSAGLEVLCGVQSVRCFSAGGARLWHAPLSGYLGGLAVSDLDGDGALEVVASTYGLPGAPDDCAGCVYVLGTGGVVVDSLALEYASKAAPVIADLDGDGLPEVIVTSSCYEWVLSDTMRWMSHLEAFTFTQAETLARFTGLPRPLLFRGELTSSPCVVDVDGDGL